Proteins from one Listeria innocua genomic window:
- the ytkD gene encoding RNA deprotection pyrophosphohydrolase, translated as MFIYKDTLGNKVTIYFEEQGENPDDVLIIPKIDDGWLFTEHKIRGLEFPGGKGEPGETSLVAARRELMEETGAVAEGFHFVADYLVESKERTFTKRVYTAKIVSITRQQNYLETKGPVVVKGTLSKFILQPAFSFFMRDAGMVQIVKQAERILNDKN; from the coding sequence TTGTTTATTTATAAAGATACTTTAGGAAATAAAGTAACCATTTATTTTGAAGAACAGGGGGAAAATCCAGATGACGTACTCATTATTCCTAAAATTGACGATGGTTGGCTTTTTACGGAACATAAAATTCGCGGTCTCGAATTCCCCGGTGGTAAAGGAGAGCCGGGCGAGACTAGTCTTGTGGCAGCCCGCCGAGAACTAATGGAAGAAACTGGTGCAGTGGCTGAAGGATTTCATTTTGTTGCGGATTATTTAGTTGAATCTAAGGAACGAACTTTTACTAAACGGGTTTATACAGCAAAGATTGTTTCAATAACAAGGCAACAAAACTACTTAGAAACAAAAGGTCCAGTTGTTGTGAAAGGAACACTTAGTAAGTTTATTTTGCAACCGGCATTTAGTTTTTTTATGCGTGACGCTGGAATGGTACAAATTGTTAAGCAGGCTGAGCGGATTTTAAACGATAAAAACTAG
- the rpsB gene encoding 30S ribosomal protein S2 — protein MPVISMKQLLEAGVHFGHQTRRWNPKMKKYIFTERNGIYIIDLQKTVKKVDEAFNFMREVASDNGTILFVGTKKQAQESVRDEAIRSGQYFVNHRWLGGTLTNFETIQKRIQHLKKIEKMEADGTFEVLPKKEVVLLKKEQEKLERFLGGIKDMKGLPDALFIVDPRKERIAVAEARKLHIPIIGIVDTNCDPDEIDYVIPANDDAIRAVKLLTAKMADAIIEVNQGEELTEAEVAPVEEKAAEETTEA, from the coding sequence ATGCCTGTTATTTCAATGAAACAATTACTCGAAGCAGGAGTTCACTTCGGCCACCAAACTCGCCGTTGGAACCCAAAAATGAAGAAATATATCTTCACAGAAAGAAATGGTATTTATATCATTGACCTACAAAAAACAGTGAAAAAAGTAGACGAAGCTTTCAACTTCATGCGTGAAGTAGCTAGCGACAACGGAACTATCCTGTTTGTAGGAACTAAAAAACAAGCTCAAGAATCCGTTCGCGACGAAGCTATCCGTTCTGGACAATATTTCGTGAATCATCGTTGGTTAGGTGGTACTTTAACTAACTTTGAAACTATTCAAAAACGTATTCAACACCTTAAAAAAATCGAAAAAATGGAAGCAGACGGAACTTTTGAAGTCCTTCCTAAAAAAGAAGTAGTCCTTCTTAAAAAAGAACAAGAAAAACTAGAACGCTTCTTAGGCGGAATCAAAGACATGAAAGGTCTTCCTGACGCTCTATTCATCGTTGACCCACGCAAAGAACGTATTGCGGTTGCAGAAGCTCGTAAACTTCATATTCCTATCATCGGTATTGTTGATACAAACTGTGATCCGGATGAAATCGACTACGTAATCCCTGCAAATGATGACGCTATCCGTGCGGTTAAACTTTTAACTGCTAAAATGGCTGACGCTATCATTGAAGTGAACCAAGGGGAAGAGTTAACTGAAGCGGAAGTTGCTCCTGTAGAAGAAAAAGCTGCAGAAGAAACTACTGAAGCATAA
- a CDS encoding class I SAM-dependent methyltransferase, producing the protein MNLRGILPFAHDTLRKVVRSGDYVIDATCGNGHDTLLLAELVGVNGHVIGFDIQQMAIDATKTRLENASVASQVELVCASHALIPEYATKPVRAAIFNLGYLPGGDKEITTTADSTLESIGHLMQLLEVGGVIILVIYHGHPAGKVEKDAVLTFCEAIPQQDFHVLSYNFINQKNDAPFVIIIEKRKPRQS; encoded by the coding sequence ATGAATTTACGTGGTATTCTCCCCTTCGCTCATGATACACTTCGAAAAGTAGTTCGCTCTGGAGATTATGTAATTGACGCAACGTGTGGTAACGGGCATGATACGCTTTTACTAGCTGAACTTGTTGGTGTAAATGGTCATGTGATTGGATTCGATATTCAACAAATGGCAATTGATGCAACGAAAACTCGTTTAGAAAATGCGAGTGTCGCATCACAAGTAGAGCTCGTATGTGCTAGCCATGCGCTTATTCCAGAATATGCAACAAAACCTGTTCGCGCTGCTATTTTCAATCTCGGCTACTTGCCAGGTGGCGACAAAGAAATTACGACAACCGCTGATTCTACGTTAGAAAGCATTGGCCATTTAATGCAGCTACTTGAAGTTGGTGGCGTCATTATTCTTGTAATTTATCACGGTCATCCAGCTGGAAAAGTCGAAAAAGATGCTGTCTTGACTTTTTGTGAAGCGATTCCGCAACAAGATTTCCACGTTTTATCTTATAACTTTATTAATCAAAAAAATGATGCCCCATTCGTCATTATCATCGAAAAAAGAAAACCTAGACAAAGCTAG
- the asnB gene encoding asparagine synthase (glutamine-hydrolyzing): MCGFVGCVHDRITEITGADKETFRQMNSMITHRGPDDEGYFTDDHVQFGFRRLSIIDVENGHQPLTYENERYWIIFNGEVYNYVELREQLVAEGMTFETESDTEVIIATYAKYKEKTAERLRGMFGFVIWDKQEELVYGARDPFGIKPFFYAEEDGKLFMGSEKKSILHALKEKELDEVSLQNYMTYQFVPEPDSLTKNVKRLEPGHQFTKKIGQPMEITTYWKASFAPVTKSEDAWIKEVRDVMYDSVKMHMRSDVPVGSFLSGGIDSSIIAAIAKEYHPAIKTFSVGFERDGFSEIDVAKETADKLGVENISYVISPEEYMKELPKIVWHMDDPLADPAAIPLYFLSREARKQVTVALSGEGADELFGGYNIYNEPNSLAMFNKMPGVFKSMLNSVARIMPEGMRGKSFLERGTTPMEERYIGNAKMFTEKEKQILLPKYQSGHDYTNITDPFYAETKNYHPVERMQYIDIHTWLRGDILLKADRMTMANSLEVRVPFLDKEVYNVARNIPDTMKTTNGTTKYILRKAAATFVPEHVLNRRKLGFPVPIRHWLKDEMNAWVKNIIKESPTDHLINKQYVLGLLDDHCAGKFDYSRKIWTVVIFMIWYDVYVADKYDFGK, from the coding sequence ATGTGTGGATTTGTAGGATGCGTACATGACCGCATTACAGAAATTACTGGCGCTGATAAAGAAACCTTTAGACAAATGAACAGTATGATTACGCACCGTGGGCCAGATGATGAAGGATACTTCACAGATGATCACGTGCAGTTTGGTTTCCGCCGTTTAAGTATTATTGATGTAGAAAACGGTCATCAACCGTTAACGTATGAAAATGAGCGTTACTGGATTATTTTTAATGGAGAAGTTTATAACTATGTGGAACTCCGCGAGCAATTAGTTGCTGAAGGAATGACATTTGAAACCGAAAGTGATACAGAAGTAATTATCGCTACATATGCGAAATACAAAGAAAAAACAGCAGAACGTCTTCGTGGGATGTTTGGTTTTGTTATTTGGGATAAACAAGAAGAACTTGTTTACGGCGCACGCGACCCATTCGGCATTAAACCATTTTTCTATGCAGAAGAAGACGGTAAGCTATTTATGGGTTCTGAAAAGAAATCCATTTTACATGCTTTAAAAGAAAAAGAACTAGATGAAGTTTCATTACAAAACTACATGACTTATCAATTCGTTCCAGAACCAGATTCCTTAACTAAAAATGTAAAACGCTTAGAACCAGGACATCAGTTCACGAAGAAAATTGGTCAACCAATGGAAATTACTACTTATTGGAAAGCATCTTTTGCACCAGTAACTAAATCAGAAGACGCATGGATTAAAGAAGTGCGTGACGTAATGTATGATTCTGTAAAAATGCATATGCGCTCCGATGTACCAGTTGGTTCATTCCTATCTGGCGGTATTGATTCATCGATTATTGCGGCGATTGCCAAAGAATACCATCCTGCAATTAAAACATTTTCTGTTGGTTTTGAACGCGATGGTTTCAGTGAAATCGATGTAGCTAAAGAAACAGCAGATAAGCTTGGTGTAGAAAATATTAGTTATGTTATCTCACCGGAAGAATATATGAAAGAATTACCAAAAATTGTTTGGCATATGGATGACCCACTTGCTGATCCGGCTGCTATTCCGCTTTATTTCTTATCAAGAGAAGCGCGTAAACAAGTAACAGTAGCATTATCAGGTGAGGGCGCAGATGAACTTTTTGGCGGTTATAACATTTATAACGAACCAAATTCCCTTGCGATGTTTAACAAAATGCCAGGCGTATTTAAATCAATGTTAAATAGCGTGGCGCGTATTATGCCAGAAGGAATGCGTGGTAAAAGTTTCTTAGAACGCGGAACAACACCGATGGAAGAACGTTACATCGGAAACGCCAAAATGTTCACAGAAAAAGAAAAACAAATTTTACTTCCGAAATACCAATCTGGTCATGATTATACGAACATTACGGATCCATTTTATGCAGAAACTAAGAATTATCATCCTGTAGAAAGAATGCAGTATATTGATATTCATACGTGGCTACGTGGAGATATTCTCCTAAAAGCTGACCGGATGACGATGGCTAATTCACTGGAAGTTCGTGTACCTTTCCTTGATAAAGAAGTGTACAATGTAGCAAGAAATATTCCAGATACAATGAAAACAACCAATGGAACAACCAAATACATCTTACGTAAAGCGGCAGCCACTTTTGTACCAGAACACGTACTTAATCGCCGTAAACTAGGATTCCCAGTACCAATTCGTCACTGGCTAAAAGACGAAATGAACGCTTGGGTTAAAAATATCATTAAAGAATCACCAACCGATCATTTAATTAACAAACAATACGTTCTAGGCTTACTAGACGATCACTGTGCCGGTAAATTCGACTACAGTCGTAAAATCTGGACAGTTGTTATTTTCATGATTTGGTACGATGTATACGTAGCAGATAAATACGACTTTGGAAAATAA
- the yidD gene encoding membrane protein insertion efficiency factor YidD, with product MKKMLIGGIRLYQKYISRFTPATCRFYPTCSAYGIEAIETHGALKGSYLAIRRISKCHPFHKGGLDFVPPKKDKNDDSGHTCKAHHHH from the coding sequence ATGAAAAAAATGCTTATCGGAGGAATCCGACTTTATCAAAAATATATCTCTCGTTTCACTCCGGCTACCTGTCGTTTTTATCCGACCTGTTCTGCTTACGGAATTGAAGCGATAGAAACACATGGCGCCCTAAAAGGAAGTTATCTAGCAATTAGACGTATTTCCAAATGCCACCCTTTTCATAAAGGCGGACTTGATTTCGTACCACCTAAAAAAGATAAAAATGATGATTCTGGCCATACTTGTAAAGCCCATCATCACCATTAA
- the leuS gene encoding leucine--tRNA ligase, whose amino-acid sequence MTFNHKKMEPKWQQYWSEHNTFKTTEDKDKENFYALDMFPYPSGAGLHVGHPEGYTATDILSRMKRMQGKNVLHPIGWDAFGLPAEQYAIDTGNDPEEFTALNIANFTRQIKSLGFSYDWDREINTTDPEYYKWTQWIFEKLYEKGLAYEAEIAVNWCPALGTVLANEEVIDGKSERGGFPVFRKPMRQWMLKITAYADRLLDDLELVDWPENIKDMQRNWIGRSEGAEVTFKIKDSDETFNVFTTRPDTLFGATYTVFAPEHELIEKITTPEQKEAVEAYKKQVELKSELERTDLAKDKTGVFTGAYAINPINGEEVPIWIADYVLIQYGTGAIMAVPAHDERDFEFAQQFGLNIRPVLEGGDVTKEAFTGDGPHINSDFLNGLAKAEAITAAIDWLEKEGIGSRKITYRLRDWLFSRQRYWGEPIPVIHWEDGETTLVPEEELPLLLPKATEIKPSGTGESPLANLHDWVNVTDENGRKGRRETNTMPQWAGSSWYFLRYIDPNNTEAIADKEKLAEWLPVDVYIGGAEHAVLHLLYARFWHKFLYDIGVVPTKEPFQKLFNQGMILGENNEKMSKSRGNVVNPDEVVEKYGADTLRLYEMFMGPLEASIAWNENGLEGARKFLDRIWRLLVTEEGTLAEKVTTDANANLEKAYHHMVKTVTNHYENLRFNTGISQLMIFINEAYKQDTIPKQYVEGFVQLLSPIAPHLAEELWEILGHTETISYVAWPAYDETKLVEDEVEIVLQVNGKVKSKITVAKSLGKEELEKLAHEDDKIKENIDGKTIRKVIVVPGKLVNIVAN is encoded by the coding sequence GTGACATTTAATCATAAAAAAATGGAACCGAAATGGCAACAATATTGGAGTGAACATAACACTTTTAAAACAACAGAAGATAAAGATAAAGAAAACTTCTATGCACTTGATATGTTTCCTTATCCATCTGGAGCAGGTCTTCACGTAGGACATCCAGAAGGCTATACTGCAACAGATATTTTGTCTAGAATGAAACGCATGCAAGGGAAGAACGTCCTTCATCCAATCGGTTGGGATGCATTTGGACTTCCTGCAGAGCAATATGCGATTGATACTGGTAACGATCCAGAAGAATTCACCGCACTGAATATTGCCAACTTTACTCGCCAAATTAAATCTCTTGGTTTTTCCTATGATTGGGACCGTGAAATTAATACAACAGATCCAGAATATTATAAATGGACACAATGGATTTTTGAAAAACTATATGAAAAAGGCCTAGCTTATGAAGCCGAAATCGCTGTAAATTGGTGTCCGGCACTTGGAACCGTATTAGCCAATGAAGAAGTAATTGATGGCAAAAGTGAACGCGGTGGCTTCCCAGTTTTCCGTAAACCAATGCGTCAATGGATGCTTAAAATTACCGCCTATGCAGATCGTTTGCTAGATGACCTTGAACTTGTAGACTGGCCTGAAAATATTAAAGATATGCAACGTAACTGGATTGGTCGTTCAGAAGGCGCAGAAGTTACTTTTAAAATTAAAGATAGCGATGAAACGTTTAATGTCTTTACAACACGCCCAGATACACTTTTTGGCGCAACATATACGGTTTTTGCACCAGAACACGAACTTATCGAAAAAATCACAACACCTGAGCAAAAAGAAGCAGTTGAAGCTTATAAAAAACAAGTAGAACTAAAAAGCGAGCTAGAAAGAACCGACCTTGCAAAAGACAAAACAGGCGTATTCACAGGAGCTTACGCGATTAATCCAATCAACGGCGAAGAAGTGCCGATTTGGATTGCTGACTACGTGTTAATTCAATATGGAACGGGTGCAATTATGGCCGTACCAGCCCACGATGAACGCGACTTTGAATTTGCGCAACAATTTGGTTTGAATATTCGTCCTGTTCTTGAAGGCGGCGACGTGACAAAAGAAGCATTCACTGGCGATGGACCACATATTAACTCTGATTTCTTGAACGGACTAGCTAAAGCCGAAGCGATTACCGCTGCAATTGATTGGCTAGAAAAAGAAGGCATCGGTAGCCGTAAAATCACGTATCGTTTGCGCGACTGGTTGTTTAGTAGACAACGTTACTGGGGCGAACCAATTCCAGTTATTCATTGGGAAGACGGTGAAACAACGCTTGTACCAGAAGAAGAACTGCCACTACTCTTGCCAAAAGCAACGGAAATCAAACCTTCAGGAACTGGCGAATCTCCTCTTGCTAACTTGCACGACTGGGTAAACGTTACAGACGAAAATGGTCGTAAAGGTCGTCGTGAAACAAATACTATGCCACAATGGGCTGGGTCAAGCTGGTATTTCCTGCGCTATATCGATCCAAACAATACTGAAGCAATTGCTGATAAAGAAAAATTAGCAGAATGGCTTCCTGTAGATGTTTATATCGGCGGGGCAGAACATGCAGTACTTCACCTTCTTTATGCACGTTTCTGGCATAAATTCTTGTACGATATCGGTGTAGTTCCAACAAAAGAACCTTTCCAAAAACTATTTAACCAAGGCATGATTCTTGGCGAAAATAACGAAAAAATGTCCAAATCAAGAGGCAATGTCGTTAACCCTGATGAAGTAGTAGAAAAATACGGTGCAGACACACTTCGCTTGTACGAAATGTTCATGGGACCACTGGAAGCTTCTATTGCTTGGAATGAAAATGGACTAGAAGGTGCGCGTAAATTCTTAGACCGTATTTGGCGCTTGCTAGTAACTGAAGAAGGCACTCTTGCTGAAAAAGTTACAACCGATGCGAATGCTAATTTAGAAAAAGCGTATCATCATATGGTGAAAACAGTTACTAATCATTACGAAAATCTGCGTTTCAATACCGGGATTTCGCAACTAATGATTTTCATCAATGAAGCATACAAACAAGATACGATTCCAAAACAATATGTTGAAGGTTTCGTTCAACTCTTGTCACCAATTGCACCACACCTTGCAGAAGAATTGTGGGAAATCCTTGGTCATACAGAAACAATTAGCTATGTAGCTTGGCCAGCCTACGATGAAACAAAACTAGTAGAAGATGAAGTAGAAATCGTACTTCAAGTAAATGGCAAAGTAAAAAGTAAAATCACCGTTGCAAAGTCACTCGGAAAAGAAGAACTAGAGAAACTCGCACATGAAGACGATAAAATCAAAGAAAACATAGACGGAAAAACCATCCGTAAAGTAATCGTCGTTCCAGGAAAACTTGTAAATATTGTTGCGAATTGA
- a CDS encoding DUF2584 domain-containing protein produces the protein MGMPLEVNTMIVTKGNEKRISDNFFELEKVGYRIYPIDVPIAVRKTKEGETLGEAIPRKLVWENNKTIIKYELIALNSSN, from the coding sequence TTGGGTATGCCACTTGAGGTAAACACAATGATCGTAACAAAGGGAAATGAAAAAAGAATTTCAGATAATTTCTTTGAACTGGAAAAAGTAGGTTACCGGATTTATCCAATTGATGTTCCAATTGCTGTTCGTAAAACAAAAGAAGGCGAAACACTTGGAGAAGCAATTCCGCGCAAACTTGTATGGGAAAATAATAAAACCATCATTAAATATGAATTAATCGCTTTAAATTCAAGTAACTAA
- a CDS encoding TIGR01212 family radical SAM protein (This family includes YhcC from E. coli K-12, an uncharacterized radical SAM protein.), which yields MKQTNPFVYSNDNKRYHTWNYCLREEFGQKTYKVALDGGFDCPNRDGTVAHGGCTFCSAAGSGDFAGNRALDLKVQFQQVRDKMQTKWKDGKCIAYFQAFTNTHAPVAELREKFETVLNEPGVVGLSIATRPDCLPDDVVEYLAELNERTYLWLELGLQSAHDETGRLINRAHDYDCYLEGVRKLQKHNIRICTHIINGLPKETPEMMMETAQKVVESGVDGIKIHLLHLLKGTPMVEDYKKGDLEFLTRDGYVNLVADQLEILPPEMVIHRITGDGGVDDLIGPVWSLNKFEVLNAIDAELVRRDSWQGKLYQPVEVSSK from the coding sequence GTGAAACAAACGAATCCATTTGTATATAGTAATGATAATAAAAGATACCATACATGGAACTACTGTTTACGAGAAGAATTTGGGCAAAAGACATATAAAGTTGCGCTCGATGGTGGTTTTGATTGTCCAAATCGTGATGGCACAGTAGCGCATGGCGGTTGTACATTTTGTAGTGCGGCAGGTTCTGGAGATTTTGCCGGGAATCGAGCGCTTGATTTAAAAGTACAATTCCAACAAGTGCGCGACAAAATGCAAACGAAATGGAAAGACGGGAAATGTATTGCTTACTTCCAGGCTTTTACTAACACTCATGCCCCTGTTGCTGAACTGCGTGAGAAATTTGAAACAGTTTTGAATGAGCCTGGCGTGGTTGGGCTTTCGATTGCGACACGACCTGACTGTTTGCCGGATGATGTCGTTGAATACTTGGCTGAATTAAATGAACGGACTTATTTATGGTTAGAGCTTGGTTTACAATCTGCTCACGATGAAACTGGGCGCTTAATTAACCGCGCGCATGACTATGATTGTTATTTAGAAGGCGTGCGCAAACTGCAAAAACATAATATCCGCATTTGTACCCACATTATTAATGGTCTTCCGAAAGAAACGCCGGAAATGATGATGGAAACCGCACAAAAAGTAGTTGAAAGTGGCGTTGATGGTATTAAAATCCATTTACTCCATTTATTAAAAGGAACGCCAATGGTAGAAGATTATAAAAAAGGTGACTTAGAATTTTTAACCCGTGATGGTTATGTGAACTTAGTAGCTGACCAACTTGAAATTCTGCCTCCTGAAATGGTTATTCACCGAATTACAGGTGATGGTGGCGTGGATGACTTAATTGGCCCAGTTTGGAGTTTAAATAAATTTGAAGTACTGAATGCCATTGATGCGGAACTCGTTCGAAGAGATAGTTGGCAAGGGAAATTATATCAACCTGTGGAAGTGAGTTCCAAATGA
- the metK gene encoding methionine adenosyltransferase has protein sequence MAKNRHLFTSESVSDGHPDKIADQISDAILDAIISKDPDARVACETTVTTGLVLVAGEITTSVYVDIPKIVRDTIKEIGYTRAKYGFDAETCAVLTAIDEQSPDIAQGVDEALESRSGSEIDAAIEAIGAGDQGLMFGFATDETEELMPLPIFLAHGLARKLTELRKTNKLDYLRPDAKTQVTVEYDEFNQPVRIDTIVVSTQHHPDITQEQIAKDLHTHLFPEVIDASFLDENTKYFINPTGRFVIGGPLGDAGLTGRKIIVDTYGGYARHGGGAFSGKDPTKVDRSGAYAARYVAKNIVAAGLAKKVEVQVAYAIGVARPVSISIDTYGTSDYSEQELIDGVNELFDLRPAGIIHMLDLRRPIYRQTAAFGHFGRSDLDLPWERTDKAEALKKLIVK, from the coding sequence TTGGCTAAAAACCGTCATCTATTTACATCGGAATCGGTTTCTGATGGACATCCAGATAAAATTGCAGATCAAATATCTGATGCAATTTTAGATGCAATTATTTCAAAAGATCCAGACGCACGTGTCGCTTGTGAGACTACTGTGACGACTGGTTTAGTTTTAGTAGCAGGTGAGATTACTACTTCTGTATATGTAGATATTCCTAAAATCGTTCGTGATACTATTAAAGAGATCGGCTATACTCGAGCAAAATATGGTTTTGATGCAGAGACATGTGCTGTTTTAACGGCTATTGACGAACAATCACCAGATATTGCGCAAGGTGTGGACGAGGCACTAGAATCAAGAAGTGGCAGCGAAATTGATGCTGCTATTGAAGCAATTGGAGCAGGAGATCAAGGTTTGATGTTTGGTTTTGCTACAGATGAAACAGAAGAGTTAATGCCACTACCAATCTTTTTGGCACATGGCTTGGCACGCAAGTTAACAGAATTACGTAAAACGAATAAATTAGATTATTTACGACCAGATGCAAAAACGCAAGTAACCGTAGAATATGATGAATTTAATCAACCTGTTCGCATTGATACAATTGTTGTTTCAACGCAACATCATCCTGACATCACACAAGAACAAATCGCGAAAGACTTACACACACATCTATTCCCAGAAGTAATTGATGCTTCTTTCTTAGATGAAAATACGAAATACTTTATTAATCCAACTGGCCGCTTTGTTATTGGTGGACCACTTGGCGATGCTGGACTTACTGGCCGTAAAATTATCGTGGATACATACGGTGGTTATGCGCGTCACGGCGGGGGAGCATTTTCTGGTAAAGATCCAACCAAAGTAGACCGTTCGGGTGCTTATGCAGCAAGATATGTCGCTAAAAATATCGTTGCTGCTGGACTTGCTAAAAAAGTAGAAGTACAAGTTGCATATGCCATCGGAGTTGCGCGTCCAGTTTCCATTTCGATTGACACATATGGAACAAGTGACTATTCAGAACAAGAACTAATTGATGGTGTTAATGAGCTATTTGACTTACGCCCAGCTGGGATAATCCATATGCTTGATCTACGTCGTCCAATTTATCGTCAAACAGCTGCATTTGGTCATTTTGGCCGTAGCGACCTTGATTTACCTTGGGAAAGAACGGATAAAGCAGAAGCCTTAAAAAAATTAATCGTAAAATAA
- a CDS encoding L-lactate dehydrogenase codes for MKRKVGIIGAGHVGSDVAFSLVTQGICDEIVIIDNIEAKAESEALELRDMASMTRSYTTITANNWEALSDADIIVMAVGPETLLREDRMEELVETSRSVTEIVPKILATGFKGIFVNITNPCDVITMLIQKISGFDHSRVFGTGTSLDTARMRRVVGEALHINPKSIEGYVLGEHGESQFVAWSTVKIGGVNITDYKTKTPLDLPALKDAVRGGGWNILTGKGWTSFGIATATAGIVDALLTDAKQVLPLAVFSEQTNTYIGQPALIGANGVLDTIKPPLTKEEQTNFEHSAEVIRKAFDLL; via the coding sequence TTGAAACGCAAAGTTGGTATAATTGGTGCTGGTCATGTTGGAAGCGACGTGGCTTTTTCTCTTGTTACGCAAGGGATTTGTGATGAAATCGTTATAATTGATAATATAGAAGCAAAAGCAGAGAGTGAAGCGCTTGAGTTACGCGATATGGCATCGATGACTCGTTCCTATACAACCATTACAGCGAATAACTGGGAAGCTCTTTCAGATGCAGATATTATTGTGATGGCTGTTGGTCCGGAAACACTACTACGAGAAGATCGTATGGAAGAACTCGTTGAAACAAGTCGTTCGGTAACGGAGATTGTGCCGAAAATTTTAGCGACAGGTTTTAAAGGAATTTTTGTGAATATTACTAATCCGTGTGATGTTATTACCATGCTTATTCAAAAAATATCTGGTTTTGATCATTCCCGTGTATTTGGAACAGGGACATCGCTTGATACTGCTAGAATGAGAAGAGTAGTTGGAGAAGCTTTACATATTAATCCAAAAAGCATCGAAGGTTACGTTCTTGGCGAGCATGGTGAATCACAATTTGTTGCGTGGTCGACTGTGAAAATCGGTGGCGTCAATATCACTGATTATAAAACGAAGACACCGCTTGATTTACCTGCTTTAAAAGATGCAGTACGCGGCGGTGGCTGGAATATTTTAACGGGTAAAGGTTGGACGAGTTTTGGAATTGCTACTGCCACAGCGGGAATTGTTGATGCTCTTTTAACAGATGCGAAACAAGTACTTCCGTTAGCTGTTTTTTCAGAACAAACAAATACATATATCGGACAACCAGCACTTATTGGAGCAAATGGGGTTCTAGATACGATAAAACCACCACTAACTAAAGAAGAACAAACTAATTTTGAACATTCGGCGGAAGTTATCCGTAAAGCTTTCGACTTGCTTTAG
- a CDS encoding ArpU family phage packaging/lysis transcriptional regulator — MKNSIDYIKTVQNVKRFFEEFQYLVFLLGPRNKIQLNSEGIVEKKLITDDSSDITAIGKLVQLYTEILNTMKPLHRFILIKCYIDKQKDIATMMELPYEIAQFKRIKKQAVLSLAEELEIIVEKN, encoded by the coding sequence ATGAAAAACAGTATAGACTACATTAAAACTGTCCAAAATGTAAAACGTTTTTTTGAGGAGTTTCAGTATTTGGTTTTCCTTTTAGGACCTAGGAACAAGATACAACTTAATTCTGAGGGTATAGTAGAAAAAAAGTTAATAACAGATGACAGTAGCGATATAACTGCAATAGGAAAATTAGTTCAATTATATACAGAGATATTAAATACCATGAAACCTCTGCATCGTTTCATTCTAATTAAATGTTATATTGATAAACAAAAAGACATCGCTACAATGATGGAATTACCTTATGAAATAGCACAATTTAAAAGAATAAAAAAACAAGCCGTTCTCAGTTTAGCCGAAGAACTTGAGATTATCGTTGAAAAAAACTAG